In Octopus sinensis linkage group LG15, ASM634580v1, whole genome shotgun sequence, the genomic stretch CTTAAAACAGCCTCCCCACTCTCTGTCCCCCCACCCAACACCCATCAAATGAAGTCTTTAGCACTTAGCATTTTCAGTGCTTTCATCCATTCAGTCCATCATTGCAACATAGACATCATTCTCATTATTtaatgcccgttttccatgctggcatgggttgttggatggcttgaccaggAACAAAGCTGTCATGGCCAGgttctgcaccaggctccaattttgacttggtttctatagctggatgcccttcttggtaccaaccactttacattgtgtactgggtgcttttttacatggcaccagcaaatAAGACAAAAATGGTCTTATTTCTATACTAACCTAGATTGGAGCCAACAGGGCTGTTGTTGTTAAATGATCAATACTTGACCAATATTGATGTGACCAAAAATCTTTTGAAAttctattcatattttttatttcgccCGTTTTAAGTTGTTTCTCTCGTTTGCTTCCTTCCAGGTTCATCCTGTAGAAATTCTCTCCCATGTATTTTTGGGTGACCACTGTCATGCTCGAAACATCGATCTGTTGAAGAAACTTGGAATGACCGCTGTCATCAACGTGTCCAGTTCCTGCAACAACTACTTCCCCAACGATTTCCGTTATTTGACCATTCCAGTTGAAGACTCACAATATGCAGATTTGTCGTCCTGGTTCCAACAAGCCATCACATTTATTGGTATGTATGACGACTCTACTCTGGCTacatgttgctgtgtgtgtgtgtatgtgtgtaaatccatatctgtgtgcgtgtctggcactaaatatgtgtgtgtgtgtgtgtaaatccatatctgtgtgcgtgtctggcactaaatatgtgtgtgtgtatatatatatatatattgatgtatggataggtatctatgtatttgtgagtgtgttgcTAGATATGTGTCTGtgatatctatatgcatgtgtatacacacatatacctgtgctggtgtcatgtaagaaGCGCTAAGTGCATTCTGtagagtggttgacatttggaagtgcatccagccatagaaacaatgccaaaaaaaGGTAATTGGAACctgggcagctctccagctgaccggcttctgccaaactgtccaacccatggccggcatgtgtatatgtgggtagaTGTACGAGTCTGCATGTTTCTTCTCTCATTTTCATGTTTTCCTATTTACTAGACCAAAATATGGACTGACCCCATATTTACCttcctttcatttattcttttcagatcaagaaaaaagtgttggcggtCGTGTCCTTGTACATTGCCATGCAGGCGTCAGTCGGTCAGCAACAGTGTGTTTGGCCTACTTAATGCAGTACGATGGTTTAGGGCTGGACAGTGCCTTCGAATACGTACAGAGTCGTCGCAGTGTGATCTCACCAAATTTGAACTTCATGAAGCAGCTACAAGACTTTGAAAAAGAACTGTCTGAATCGTCCCCACCAAAGGATCCCTATCTGAAATCTCCATGTCGGATAGAGGCCCCATTCACGTTTTGTTTCCCTGAATTCTGTCCATCGTTGCAACACAAGCATAACAGTCCTCTTGCTTCACCGACCTAGATCAGGCTCACAATGCCCTGAAGGGGTACGAGACTTGACTTGCGTTAATATGGCCAAAAACCAACTTGactcttttcatcttttttttttttccttaagatGAGAAGCAATATAAGGGcacttaactgtttttttttttcctttcaatgtCCCTCCCTACTTGGTGAGAGCTAGTAAGATTTTGAACTGACTCTATGGAATGTTGGACATTCCAAGATATTCCGGTGAGCAGAAAGCACTGCTACATTTAACATTGCTCTTCTCTAACAGAGCAGCAACAAGAAAGGGGAGTGATTCTATTGTACATGGCCCATCTCTGGCAGAGCAAGGGCATGAAGGGGTGCAATTCCatttaatattaattcaatttacCTAACATCCTAACAACAAATTTAATTAACAAGCCATGGCTTTtcctctttttgtattttttttttttttttacttttaattattggCATCTCGTCCCATTTTCATTCCGTGTTGGATGAAAAGAAAGGGGGTAGAGAAAGGGCATGGCCCCTACCACCCATTCTGCGAGAGAAATTCCTTTTGTTTTGGGGTTTAAGAAACGAAAAATTGAATTCCTATCTATTAGCGTCATTCCAAACAAAGTTAGAAGGGAGTTGATGCGGAGTACAAGATAATGGATCTTGCAGGATGCAGTACTGAGGTGCTTGTCTGCAAAAACATCGACCAAAtgaagtgtatttgtgtgtgatgcatttacacacacacacacacaatctcacacatatatctacactgtgtatgtatatatatatataagtatgcacacgggtatatatgtgggtatgtttgtgtatgtgtgtgtctcggtagtatagtggtaagtatccccgcctgtcacgcgggagaccgggattcgattccccgccggggaggcttccatgatgatgatatatatatatatatatcctcacatatatacatacatactgatgcatatacatgcacttcACTATACTGTCTCAATAGGAATTTCTGGAGCAAGAATTACTCGGAATGGGTGGGGCGTTGGGGTACAGATGCCAAGGGGAAGTCAAAAGTTGCAGGATGGTTAGGGTGATAGGAAGAGAAGGGAAGTTGAAGAACCAccataagggttttttttttttctttacattattcATGAAGGTGCTGGACCAAGAGATTGGTGAAGGGTCGAATGACCCTGATATTAGGGAGCAGGGATTGGAGGGttggcttgcttgcttgcttgcttgtcaACCAGctagcacatatatgtacatatatacatgtatgtatatatgtatgtgtatatgtatgtatatatgtatgtatatatgtatatatatatatatatatatatatatgttaaatgctTTCTATATCCACACTTGGATTCTTCTGCTTTGCTATGCTCCATACCCCCTCTTCACTGGACAGATAAAAGTTTAAGGGTGGAATTTGAATAAAGGAAATTATAtagctcatatatacatgtacacatatacagacatatatacatgtatacatatacgtgtgtgtatgtgtgcgtgtgacgaatgtgtgtataaagaaatgTTAAAAGGTTTTGCGGACTGGCTATGTTGCGTGATGGGCACGATTAATTGGAAcgaacaatatattatatatgtacattatacctgtgtatgtgttatggagttttatatacatgtgatgtgtatatattattgtattgacTGAAgtaattagaatttttcttttgtttttttgtttctttttttttttttgtttttttttcaaaagtgtacagatcaaaaacaaaaaaaattatatatatatgtttatatatatatatatatattataatttgcatgtgtgtgtgcacacatgcatgtgtacatatgttcattaaaaagaaattttatgtattatatatatttttttaaacaaacaatcaTCATCTGAACTCCCGTCTCCTTCCTTAGCCAttcatctttcttcttcctcctctcgtTTTTCATTTGTAAATCACTTTGTCATTAAACAAAATCCGTTCTCCAatttaaacatcttttttttttcccctcccaGAAAATTTACCTTCATCTTCTACGTACAgattcacatacacaaatgcacctgtatacatagatacatttttatacacacatttcgTATTTCAATGATAGTTCT encodes the following:
- the LOC115219997 gene encoding dual specificity protein phosphatase 4-like, which translates into the protein MDITVHISPRDLSEIITNSENTLLLDCRPFLSFNEGHIITARNIHCPPILKRRSGGFISLENIVPDETKRLHLTSGHYTSVVLYDQDTNTLADVSNDTNLYLVFKSLRQQVQNVDIFYLSGGYATFKTIFPRLCIAERVLLDSYLDKPSTSYLVHPVEILSHVFLGDHCHARNIDLLKKLGMTAVINVSSSCNNYFPNDFRYLTIPVEDSQYADLSSWFQQAITFIDQEKSVGGRVLVHCHAGVSRSATVCLAYLMQYDGLGLDSAFEYVQSRRSVISPNLNFMKQLQDFEKELSESSPPKDPYLKSPCRIEAPFTFCFPEFCPSLQHKHNSPLASPT